From Geomonas agri, one genomic window encodes:
- a CDS encoding bifunctional diguanylate cyclase/phosphodiesterase, translating into MTLYRQLIIFTVVLFLLLFTGTWYAKLANTRTFLTNQLESHVQDTATSLALSISPHVAQKDLTVVEGMISALFDRGYYQKITYSDPRGKVLIERTLPVRVEDVPQWFVALVPLKTPEAASDVMAGWNQGGTILVKSHPGYAYATLWSEVISMTIWFAACAAFLLLAAAVGLRILLKPLAAVERQADALCRKEYQLQETLPRTREFKSVVEAMNRMTVKVKEMFEEQAATAEGLQERAYQDPVTLLGNRRLFESQVNADLGRQEQNGCGLLLLLRIHGLEALNQKKGLQAGDELVKRVAALLKSAVNAYADTALSRLTGGDFGIFLPNVSPAEGAIIATEITTQLGRVAMEKIALTDDIGHLGVATYQGGTTLTRLLAEADLALSAALQKGPNSWEVRAVTGETETLPQGQQHWKDALVRALEERRIRLDAQGVIENGPGRKLLQLELFARVLQEDGKALDAALFMPVAERLKLVSAIDRMVIEEALKVDYRRLGVERLAINLSPTSLEDEAFRNWLYAYLKALPTGTPRVSFEFSEFAAVQHLQNIREFGAAVRACGHGIGLDHYGRSFSKLGYLQSLHPEYVKIDRAYTGELSGGENDSRFYVASLCSVAHSIDIKVVAEGVESEAQAAILKELNLDGMQGYFFGRPQPLASYPTVR; encoded by the coding sequence ATGACACTGTATCGACAGCTCATCATCTTCACGGTCGTGCTCTTTTTGCTGCTGTTCACCGGCACCTGGTACGCCAAGCTGGCCAACACCCGCACCTTCCTGACCAACCAGCTGGAATCCCACGTGCAGGACACCGCCACCTCGCTGGCGCTCTCCATCTCACCCCACGTGGCTCAGAAAGACCTCACCGTGGTGGAGGGTATGATCAGCGCCCTGTTCGACCGGGGCTACTACCAGAAGATCACCTACTCCGATCCGCGCGGCAAGGTGCTCATCGAGCGGACCCTCCCGGTCCGGGTCGAGGACGTGCCGCAGTGGTTCGTGGCGCTGGTGCCGCTGAAGACCCCGGAGGCCGCCTCGGACGTGATGGCAGGGTGGAACCAGGGGGGGACCATCCTGGTGAAGAGTCATCCCGGCTACGCCTACGCGACCCTGTGGAGCGAGGTGATCAGCATGACCATCTGGTTCGCCGCCTGCGCGGCCTTCCTGCTGCTGGCGGCGGCGGTAGGGCTCAGGATCCTCCTGAAGCCCCTGGCCGCGGTGGAGCGCCAGGCCGACGCCCTGTGCCGCAAGGAGTACCAGCTCCAGGAGACCCTGCCGCGCACCCGCGAGTTCAAAAGCGTGGTCGAGGCGATGAACCGGATGACGGTGAAGGTAAAGGAGATGTTCGAGGAGCAGGCGGCCACGGCCGAGGGGCTCCAGGAACGCGCCTACCAGGACCCGGTCACCCTGTTGGGCAACCGGCGCCTGTTTGAGAGCCAGGTCAACGCCGACCTCGGCCGCCAGGAGCAAAACGGCTGCGGGCTGCTTCTTTTGCTGCGCATCCACGGCCTGGAGGCACTGAACCAGAAGAAGGGGCTGCAGGCGGGCGACGAGCTGGTCAAGCGGGTCGCCGCACTGTTGAAGAGCGCCGTCAACGCCTACGCCGACACCGCGCTCTCCCGCCTCACCGGCGGCGACTTCGGCATCTTCCTGCCCAACGTCTCCCCTGCCGAAGGGGCCATCATCGCCACCGAGATCACTACGCAGTTGGGCCGCGTCGCCATGGAGAAGATCGCGCTCACCGACGACATCGGCCACCTGGGTGTTGCTACCTACCAGGGGGGCACCACGCTGACCAGGCTTCTGGCCGAGGCGGACCTGGCGCTCTCCGCGGCGCTGCAAAAGGGGCCCAACAGCTGGGAAGTAAGGGCGGTTACCGGGGAAACCGAGACGCTGCCGCAGGGGCAGCAGCACTGGAAGGACGCCCTGGTACGGGCGCTCGAGGAGAGGCGCATCAGGCTCGACGCGCAGGGGGTGATCGAGAACGGGCCGGGGCGCAAGCTCCTGCAACTGGAACTCTTCGCCCGCGTGTTGCAGGAGGACGGCAAGGCGCTGGACGCCGCCTTGTTCATGCCGGTCGCCGAGCGGCTGAAGCTCGTGTCCGCCATCGACCGCATGGTTATCGAGGAGGCCCTGAAGGTCGACTACCGCCGCCTGGGAGTGGAACGGCTCGCCATCAACCTCTCCCCCACCTCGCTGGAGGATGAGGCCTTCCGCAACTGGCTCTACGCCTATTTAAAGGCGCTGCCGACCGGCACCCCCCGCGTCAGCTTCGAGTTCTCCGAATTCGCTGCGGTGCAGCACCTGCAGAACATCAGGGAGTTCGGCGCCGCGGTCCGTGCCTGCGGCCACGGCATCGGCCTCGACCACTACGGCCGCAGCTTCTCCAAGCTGGGCTACCTGCAGTCCCTGCACCCGGAATACGTGAAGATCGATCGGGCCTACACCGGGGAACTCTCCGGCGGGGAGAACGACAGCAGGTTCTACGTCGCGTCGCTGTGCAGCGTGGCACACAGCATCGACATCAAGGTGGTGGCCGAAGGGGTGGAAAGCGAGGCGCAGGCAGCCATCCTCAAAGAGCTCAACCTGGACGGCATGCAGGGGTACTTCTTCGGCAGGCCGCAGCCCCTGGCCTCCTACCCCACCGTCAGATGA
- a CDS encoding CAP domain-containing protein, translating to MTRTTLTLSCLLILLLYCTAHAEPADLAQQILAETNAARQHPQRYAQYIRDFKKYFIGKAYRLPGSLNMVMTSEGKGALNEAAQFLSRQRPLPALSWSPGLAKAAADLVREQTVSGETGHDERGDMKKRIARYGSWRSSFGENISYGPDTARQVVMGLIIDDGVPDRGHRKNIFDRSFGTMGAACGPHPRYRTICVMDLASDFQSR from the coding sequence ATGACCCGCACAACGTTGACGCTATCCTGCCTGCTGATCCTGCTCCTTTACTGCACGGCACACGCCGAACCGGCCGACCTCGCCCAGCAGATTCTCGCCGAGACCAACGCGGCACGCCAGCACCCACAGCGCTACGCACAATACATCCGCGACTTCAAAAAGTACTTCATCGGCAAGGCGTATCGCCTGCCGGGATCGCTGAACATGGTGATGACGTCGGAAGGGAAGGGGGCACTGAACGAGGCGGCACAGTTCCTGTCACGCCAGCGCCCGCTGCCGGCACTGTCCTGGTCGCCGGGACTGGCGAAGGCGGCGGCGGACCTGGTGCGGGAACAGACTGTTTCGGGGGAGACGGGCCACGACGAGCGCGGCGACATGAAGAAGAGGATCGCGAGGTACGGCTCCTGGCGCTCCTCGTTCGGGGAGAACATCAGCTACGGACCGGACACGGCCAGGCAAGTGGTGATGGGTTTGATCATCGACGACGGGGTCCCCGACCGGGGCCACCGGAAGAATATCTTCGACCGCTCCTTTGGGACCATGGGCGCTGCCTGCGGTCCGCATCCCCGCTACCGCACCATCTGCGTCATGGACCTGGCCAGCGATTTCCAGAGCCGGTAG
- a CDS encoding TolC family outer membrane protein: MSGVAAAQAETLQDAVQYMLRSNPEVRANYYNKVAREKEVRQAKAGYLPTMDVSLAAGVTRQHEPTFGTVYPNTAIVSVRQNVFRFFGTQSEVERQEARARAQQYQLGSSAENNALLASKVYINVLRSEKLLALAQENLTNHLRIHDQVKLRSESGVDRRADFEQVKGRVALAESNLAAAQANLSDSLADYQAVIGYVPGELTEPQSVVALLPKNKDEAEELAVGGNQALKSAREGVQERTAQHEAAKSLLYPSLDVALDYRWLKDYNDLPGQREEFLGTATLTFNILNGGWNKARIGQTQSEVYEAEEILENTKRQTVQSIRLSWEANRSAQERIKYLEDYVKAAGQTADAFAAQWSIGRRTMFDLLDTQAELINAKASLVNAQYDQRYAEFRVLNGMSRLLPTLGLQAPDYNGKVTTAAGTP, translated from the coding sequence GTGTCCGGAGTCGCAGCCGCCCAGGCGGAGACGCTCCAGGACGCGGTGCAGTACATGCTGCGCTCCAACCCGGAAGTGAGGGCGAACTACTACAACAAGGTGGCGCGGGAGAAGGAAGTGCGCCAGGCCAAGGCCGGCTATCTCCCCACCATGGACGTCTCGCTGGCAGCCGGGGTGACCCGCCAGCACGAGCCGACCTTCGGTACCGTCTACCCCAACACGGCCATCGTGAGCGTGCGTCAGAACGTCTTCCGCTTCTTCGGCACCCAAAGCGAAGTGGAGCGCCAGGAGGCCCGGGCCCGTGCCCAGCAGTACCAACTGGGGAGTTCCGCCGAGAACAACGCCCTGTTGGCCTCCAAGGTGTACATCAACGTATTGAGAAGCGAGAAACTGCTGGCGCTGGCCCAAGAGAACCTGACCAACCACCTGCGCATCCATGACCAGGTGAAGCTGAGAAGCGAGTCCGGCGTCGACCGCCGCGCCGACTTCGAACAGGTCAAGGGACGCGTGGCGCTCGCCGAGAGCAACCTCGCCGCGGCCCAGGCCAACCTCTCCGACAGCCTCGCCGACTACCAGGCGGTGATCGGCTACGTCCCCGGCGAACTGACCGAACCGCAGTCGGTCGTGGCGCTGCTCCCGAAGAACAAGGACGAGGCGGAGGAACTGGCCGTCGGCGGTAACCAGGCGCTCAAGTCCGCCCGCGAAGGGGTGCAGGAGAGGACCGCGCAGCACGAGGCGGCCAAGAGCCTGCTCTACCCGAGCCTCGACGTGGCCCTGGACTACCGCTGGCTCAAGGACTACAACGACCTCCCCGGCCAGCGCGAGGAGTTCCTCGGCACCGCCACCCTCACCTTCAACATCCTCAACGGCGGCTGGAACAAGGCGCGCATCGGCCAGACCCAGAGCGAGGTGTACGAGGCGGAGGAAATCCTCGAGAACACCAAGCGCCAGACGGTGCAGTCGATCCGTCTCTCCTGGGAGGCCAACCGCTCCGCCCAGGAGCGCATCAAGTACCTCGAGGACTACGTCAAGGCCGCCGGCCAGACCGCCGACGCCTTCGCCGCCCAGTGGTCCATCGGCAGAAGGACCATGTTTGACCTTCTGGACACCCAGGCCGAGCTGATCAACGCCAAGGCGAGCTTGGTCAACGCACAGTACGACCAGCGCTACGCCGAGTTCCGGGTGCTGAACGGCATGTCCCGCCTGCTCCCCACCCTGGGGCTGCAGGCTCCCGACTACAACGGTAAGGTGACCACGGCCGCCGGAACGCCGTAG
- a CDS encoding transglutaminase-like cysteine peptidase, translated as MGIYLKRLTSLSLAAVLAALVVTGTVLPAGNFSVDRSVLQTAERKYGREALRRLTAWEELIARDKSHTDRDKLDKVNRFFNERIRFASDWEVWGVEDYWATPIEFLAKGAGDCEDFAIAKYFTLKAMGVEDDKLRITYVRALRLNVHHMVLTYYSTPEAEPLVLDNLVDSIDHASKRNDLMPILSFNGSGLWLAKQRGMGKAAGKSSRLRLWQDLLQKMSENKL; from the coding sequence GTGGGCATCTACCTGAAACGACTGACATCGCTTTCCCTGGCCGCCGTGCTGGCAGCGCTTGTTGTTACCGGCACCGTGCTCCCCGCCGGCAACTTCAGCGTCGACCGCTCGGTGCTGCAAACGGCCGAGAGGAAGTACGGCAGGGAAGCCTTGCGCCGCCTGACCGCGTGGGAGGAGCTCATCGCGCGGGACAAGAGCCACACCGACCGGGACAAGCTCGACAAGGTGAACCGCTTCTTCAACGAGAGGATCCGCTTCGCCAGCGACTGGGAAGTCTGGGGGGTCGAGGACTACTGGGCCACGCCGATCGAGTTTCTGGCCAAGGGGGCGGGGGACTGCGAGGACTTCGCCATCGCCAAGTACTTCACCCTGAAAGCGATGGGGGTGGAGGACGACAAGCTCCGCATCACCTACGTCAGAGCGCTGCGCCTCAACGTCCACCACATGGTACTCACCTACTACAGCACCCCCGAGGCCGAGCCGCTCGTGCTCGACAACCTGGTCGACTCCATAGATCACGCCTCCAAGCGCAACGACCTGATGCCGATTTTGAGCTTCAACGGCTCCGGGCTGTGGCTCGCCAAGCAAAGGGGGATGGGCAAGGCCGCCGGCAAATCCAGCCGGCTCAGGCTGTGGCAGGACCTTCTGCAAAAGATGTCCGAGAACAAACTGTAA
- a CDS encoding response regulator transcription factor — translation MLILLASANGSLSNRWQGLVAEGNQVRECRTFGELKQLAATGEFDLVLLHRELVDVAACAELRTAAPKARIFLLSDRPDPEEGLAFLKVGIVGYANSYIARDNLLEALRAVASGGVWMGQQVIQQLILEAAQNGAATGKARNADQVLAPLTPTERKVAEMVAAGRTNLEIAADMGIVERTVKAHLTSIYGKLPAGNRLSLALLVNQG, via the coding sequence ATGCTGATCCTGCTGGCAAGTGCCAACGGATCCCTGTCCAACAGGTGGCAGGGTCTGGTCGCGGAAGGTAACCAGGTCAGGGAATGCCGCACCTTCGGCGAGTTGAAGCAGCTGGCTGCAACGGGAGAGTTCGATCTGGTGCTGTTGCATCGCGAGCTGGTGGACGTTGCCGCCTGCGCAGAACTGCGCACTGCGGCACCCAAGGCCCGGATCTTTCTCCTCTCGGACCGTCCCGACCCCGAGGAGGGGCTCGCCTTCCTGAAGGTTGGCATCGTGGGATACGCCAACAGCTACATCGCCCGTGACAACCTTCTTGAAGCGCTGCGCGCGGTAGCAAGCGGTGGGGTGTGGATGGGACAGCAGGTGATCCAGCAGTTGATCCTGGAAGCTGCGCAGAACGGCGCGGCGACGGGAAAAGCGAGAAATGCCGACCAGGTCCTGGCCCCCCTGACCCCGACCGAGCGCAAGGTGGCCGAGATGGTGGCGGCGGGAAGAACCAACCTGGAAATCGCAGCTGACATGGGCATCGTGGAGCGCACCGTGAAGGCCCACCTCACCTCGATCTACGGCAAGCTCCCCGCCGGCAACCGGCTGAGCCTCGCGCTCCTGGTCAACCAGGGGTAG
- a CDS encoding type I secretion system permease/ATPase — MPETENRKLEAQWNVGEDSDRHDDPLLDSLLLVAKLHGLPASRTGLTAGLPLVQNRTTVELFPRCAERAGLSSRLVKRPLERISQLQLPAILLLHNRQACAVVDRLPEKDSFRILIPEAGTGERTVTRAELEKLYTGFAIFVRPRYRIGKSTSVTRDEGKGNWFWSAITSSWRIYRDVLIASFLINVFALVSTFYILNVYDRVIPNSAYETLWVLSIGVSVVYLFSVLMQGLRGYFVDEAGKKANLKISSLLLQRVLNLRLEARPQSIGSFSNNLREFETILDFITSFSITAVIDLPFVILGLIVIWYIGGGAILTIFLVSIALMLIYSACIQAPLRRAVENTFAASSQKNAILVEGLAGLETVKMLGAESHVQRSWEDAVSYISTWSARSRFLSSSVNHVSYLVQNLAVVALVVAGVYAIAMRELTQGGLVALVILSRQVVAPVAQVANLATRYHRAKEAYHALDDIMKLPVERPAGKTFLHRPRFKGGIGVKGLTFAYPGQTVNALNNISLQIAPGEKVGVIGPIGSGKTTLGKLLLGLFEPASGMVTMDDTDLRQIDPAELRHYVGYVPQDISLFKGTVRENLTLGAADIDDHAIMRAAELAGVGDFVKKHPMGFDMEVGEFGRGLSGGQRQCVAIARALLLDPPVLVFDEPTSNMDSRAEVRLKNHLAENAREKTMVLITHRASLLELVDRIIVIDNGTVIADGPKATVLEALQRGHLNI, encoded by the coding sequence GTGCCAGAGACTGAAAACCGTAAACTAGAAGCACAGTGGAACGTGGGCGAAGACAGCGATCGCCACGATGACCCCCTTCTCGACTCGCTGCTGTTGGTGGCCAAGCTGCACGGGTTGCCGGCGTCGCGCACGGGGCTGACCGCCGGCCTCCCCCTGGTGCAAAACCGCACCACCGTCGAGCTTTTCCCCCGCTGCGCCGAGCGCGCCGGGCTCTCCTCGCGGCTGGTGAAGCGCCCCCTGGAGCGCATCTCACAGCTGCAGCTCCCCGCCATCCTGCTGTTGCACAACCGGCAGGCCTGCGCTGTGGTGGATCGGCTCCCGGAGAAGGACAGCTTCAGGATCCTCATTCCCGAGGCAGGGACCGGCGAGAGAACGGTGACCCGGGCCGAACTGGAGAAGCTCTACACCGGCTTCGCCATCTTCGTCCGTCCCCGTTACCGCATCGGCAAGTCGACCAGCGTGACCCGCGACGAAGGGAAAGGGAACTGGTTCTGGAGTGCCATCACCTCCTCCTGGCGCATCTACCGAGACGTCCTCATCGCCTCCTTCCTGATCAACGTCTTCGCCCTGGTCAGCACCTTCTACATCCTCAACGTGTACGACCGGGTCATTCCCAACAGCGCCTACGAGACCCTATGGGTCCTCTCCATCGGCGTCAGCGTGGTCTACCTCTTCTCGGTGCTGATGCAGGGGCTGCGCGGCTACTTCGTCGACGAGGCGGGCAAGAAGGCCAACCTGAAGATCTCCTCGCTGCTCTTGCAGCGGGTCTTGAACCTGCGCCTGGAGGCGCGCCCCCAGTCGATCGGCTCCTTCTCCAACAACCTCCGTGAGTTCGAGACCATCCTCGACTTCATCACCTCCTTCTCCATCACCGCCGTCATCGACCTCCCCTTCGTCATCCTGGGGCTCATCGTGATCTGGTACATCGGCGGGGGCGCCATCCTCACCATCTTCCTGGTCAGCATCGCACTCATGCTCATCTACTCCGCCTGCATCCAGGCGCCGCTGCGCCGCGCCGTCGAGAACACCTTCGCCGCGTCGAGCCAGAAAAACGCCATCCTTGTCGAGGGGCTCGCCGGACTGGAGACGGTGAAGATGCTGGGAGCCGAGTCCCACGTGCAGAGAAGCTGGGAGGACGCCGTCAGCTACATCTCCACCTGGAGCGCCCGTTCCCGCTTCCTCTCCTCCTCGGTGAACCACGTCTCCTACTTGGTGCAGAACCTGGCCGTGGTTGCCCTGGTGGTGGCCGGGGTGTACGCCATCGCCATGCGCGAACTGACCCAGGGCGGTCTGGTGGCGCTGGTGATCCTGTCCCGGCAGGTAGTGGCGCCGGTGGCCCAGGTGGCTAACCTCGCCACCCGCTACCACCGCGCCAAGGAGGCCTACCACGCTCTCGACGACATCATGAAACTCCCGGTGGAGCGCCCGGCCGGCAAGACATTCCTGCACCGTCCACGCTTCAAGGGGGGGATCGGGGTGAAGGGGCTCACCTTCGCCTACCCCGGCCAGACGGTGAACGCGCTCAACAACATCTCCCTGCAGATCGCCCCCGGCGAGAAGGTCGGCGTCATCGGCCCCATCGGCTCAGGCAAGACCACGCTGGGTAAGCTCCTCTTGGGGCTCTTCGAGCCGGCCAGCGGCATGGTCACCATGGACGACACTGATCTGAGGCAGATCGACCCGGCGGAACTGAGGCACTACGTGGGTTACGTCCCGCAGGACATCTCGCTCTTCAAGGGGACCGTGCGCGAGAACCTGACCCTTGGTGCGGCCGATATCGACGACCACGCCATCATGCGCGCGGCGGAGTTGGCCGGGGTCGGCGACTTCGTCAAGAAACACCCGATGGGCTTCGACATGGAGGTAGGCGAGTTCGGCCGCGGCCTTTCTGGCGGACAGCGCCAGTGCGTGGCCATCGCGCGGGCGCTCCTTTTGGACCCGCCGGTTCTGGTCTTCGACGAGCCGACCAGCAACATGGACAGCCGCGCCGAAGTGAGGCTCAAGAACCACCTGGCCGAGAACGCTCGCGAGAAGACCATGGTCCTCATCACGCACCGCGCCTCGCTCCTGGAGCTGGTGGACCGGATCATAGTCATCGACAACGGCACCGTCATCGCCGACGGCCCCAAGGCAACCGTCCTCGAAGCGCTGCAGCGCGGGCACCTGAACATCTAG
- a CDS encoding HlyD family type I secretion periplasmic adaptor subunit — MEIKAANNKGNGVFRRMPEDDVDYVTDIRTSILVQTPRGGRAILWATLALFVIFIGWAAVSEVEQTTRGEGKVIPASQVQVIQNLEGGILSELHVKVGDTVKKGQLLLKIDETRFISSLEQSQAKSGADKAKAARLRAEAAGSGSFSMPSDVPASIAASERALFESRRSELKHALEVKQSQIDQRQSELRELNTRLRELNQTYALYVKEINITKPLVAKGAVSDMELLQLERKASEMKGEIETIKQSIPRTQAKIDESYAAMKELRLNFANKAKVEYNDTVAKVGEEAASSLALKDRLDRTLVRSPVNGTVNRILVNTIGGVIQPGMNIVEIVPTEGTLLIEAKIKPADIAFLKPNQKAMVKFTAYDYTIYGGLEARLEQIGADSIIDEKTRESYYTVTLRTDRNYLGTKDKPLPIIPGMVATVDILAGKRTILSYLLKPILKAKYSALRER; from the coding sequence GTGGAGATAAAAGCAGCCAACAACAAGGGTAACGGGGTATTCCGCAGGATGCCCGAAGACGACGTCGATTACGTCACCGACATCAGGACTTCGATCCTGGTGCAGACCCCGCGCGGCGGCCGGGCCATACTCTGGGCCACGCTGGCGCTCTTCGTCATCTTCATCGGGTGGGCGGCGGTTTCCGAGGTGGAGCAGACCACCAGGGGCGAAGGGAAGGTGATCCCAGCCAGCCAGGTCCAGGTGATCCAGAACCTCGAAGGGGGGATCCTCTCCGAGCTGCACGTGAAGGTGGGGGACACGGTCAAGAAGGGACAGCTCCTTTTGAAAATCGACGAGACCCGCTTCATTTCCTCGCTGGAGCAGAGCCAGGCCAAATCCGGCGCCGACAAGGCCAAGGCGGCCCGCCTGCGCGCTGAAGCGGCTGGCAGCGGCAGCTTCTCGATGCCCAGCGACGTCCCGGCCAGCATCGCCGCCAGCGAGCGGGCCCTCTTCGAATCGCGCCGCTCCGAGCTTAAGCACGCGCTCGAGGTGAAGCAGTCGCAGATTGACCAGCGCCAGAGCGAGCTGAGGGAGTTGAACACCCGACTGCGAGAGCTGAACCAGACCTACGCACTGTACGTGAAAGAGATCAACATCACCAAGCCCCTGGTCGCCAAGGGGGCGGTTTCCGACATGGAGCTGCTGCAGCTCGAGCGCAAGGCGAGCGAGATGAAGGGCGAGATCGAGACCATCAAGCAGTCCATCCCGCGCACCCAGGCCAAGATCGACGAGAGCTACGCCGCCATGAAGGAGCTGCGTCTTAACTTCGCCAACAAGGCCAAGGTCGAGTACAACGACACCGTGGCCAAGGTCGGCGAGGAAGCCGCCTCGTCGCTGGCGCTCAAGGACCGGCTGGACCGTACCCTGGTGCGCTCCCCGGTGAACGGCACCGTGAACCGGATCCTGGTCAACACCATCGGTGGCGTGATCCAGCCGGGCATGAACATCGTGGAGATCGTCCCCACCGAGGGGACCCTGCTCATCGAGGCCAAGATCAAGCCGGCCGACATCGCCTTCTTGAAGCCGAACCAGAAGGCCATGGTCAAGTTCACCGCCTACGACTACACCATCTACGGCGGCCTGGAGGCGCGCCTGGAGCAGATCGGCGCCGACAGCATCATCGACGAGAAAACCAGGGAGAGCTACTACACGGTGACCCTCAGGACCGACCGCAACTACCTGGGCACCAAGGACAAGCCGCTCCCCATCATCCCGGGCATGGTGGCCACGGTGGACATCCTGGCCGGCAAGCGAACCATCCTCTCCTATCTCCTGAAACCGATTCTCAAGGCGAAGTACTCGGCGTTGCGCGAGAGGTGA